TAAAACGCAATTAATCGTAATAAAAGATGTAGTTCGATTACATCGACGTAATATAAAAAGCATCATTTGGTTATGCCGATTGCATACCGTACAGGGTGTTTACTGTTGACACTCACAATACCGCCCGAAAGTATGCCATCAGTGGGTAACATAATTGCATTCACTATGAAATTTGATgaggtgaaaaatgaaaacgaaaattgttcaaaacatgtcgaaaaaatttaaaataagacTAAAAACAGTAAATATCCACAATTTCGCAATGATATTTACAATTTCgcccgaaagtatgcaattgcaCCGAAATTTCAAAAACCAATGAAAAGGAGGGTTTTGCACGGTGTGGaagagttttaatttttggtaCACGAATCGAAATACGCAACAATAatagacagaaaaaaaacatgtggcCGACTTATAAGGAATTCTTGATAGTTTCTTCTTTCCGTCCGGTGACTTCAGAGCACATTTTGTCATCTGCCGTATTTTATATCTTCTGACAAGCGTATCAAACACATTTCGTGAACCACGAACGCAAACCCTGCCTACTCCACCTTTCACCCATTCTACCGCCGATAGCAACGGGGGAAACCGTAAATCATGCCGTcctatattatatatatatgtttgtgtgtgtgatccCCGTGGAAACGGGGGAAAACCGATTTTTATTCtatgccgttttttttgcttttctgtaGATTTTCCGTCCAACGGGCAACCGCCACCGGTTAGCTGTAACCGGTGGCGAAGGAAAAGCGAAGTAAAAggacaataattaaaattagaatATACGCGCATACACATGCCTTTGAGCGATGTGCGGCAGGGAAATCGTTCCTGAACCCCCTCCCCCGGTGGGTGAAACGCAGATTTGGCCCTGCGGGGCCACAAGGATGACGaaggtggaaaagaaacacacacacacacacacattcgggtGCTGCTTCCCGTCCCGGCGTACATGGACCCTTTTTTTACGCCCGTTGGCACGATGCTGAGAAGCTGTTGAAAGCAAGATTTGTCTCCTTTCTTCATGGTGGAGCGATGGGGATGGGGCTGTGACTGTCCGCACTGTGGGCTCAATAATCGAATGAATATCGTTCGACTCTTAACAGGCTTTTGAGCTTGCTGCTAGCTATCTGCAATTAAAGCTGAAAGTCGATTAAGGTGTAGTGACGCAGTTGTACAAGATTTACAGCAATTAAAGTAGTTTAACTAATTTAACTAAGTGGTAAATTGGGCATCCTGATAAGATCAAGATTATAGGAGATAATTGgaagaaagttttattttttgatattatttttaattataatttccaCACCTGGCCCCGAATAGTGCtacaatggaaaaaagaagcatccctaaaaataatgaaaccaactgctgtaaaataaattttctctttGTCCTCGTTTGCCGGTTTCGCTGTGCATCCTGCgcgtttcgctttcgcttgGCCTGCCGGTAACCGGGTAATAAATCTTGCCGGAAAAAAGGTGCCACCGTTTCTTGGAGACGCGTTCTCCTGTAGCGTGGTCTAGCACAGTGTCGCCCGGCAAATTGTACCCAGCGCGTCGAGGCGCCATCTTTAAGATACATGCCCGACGGTGTAATTTGCGCACGCCGCGAGCATTAATGAACGCGCCATTCCCGGGCAAGCATCACTTACATTGTGTACGCAACGAACCGAACTTTAAGGTGggcattacaaaacaaaacgaaaaaaaaggaaactgtcTAAGAAAAGCCTCGCTCGGGGCGTGAAAGCTCCAAGCACGCTTGATGCGCTCCCGGTCCACATTCTGCTTATCCTGTCTGTTGTGGTGTGGAGTTGGTGTTGTTGGAGTGTGTCACCTATTATTCTACCCCCGCACCAGACACCACCCCGCTCCACCCAATGggtgatggaaataaaattaacggCACAAAAATCAAGCCCCTGAAGGAAAAATTCTCCCGGCGCAATGTGGAAATCGAAAGGATACACACCACAGCCACGGGTCGAGGTTGGCTTAGGGCGGTGACCGGCAAATCGTATAAAGGTGCAGATGAAATTACAACCCCCGGTGTTCTTGTCGGAAGGTGGTACACTGCCACCGAACAGAGTAAAcattaatgataaaaataacaattaaagACGGTGCGTGCTGTATATAttagtatatatatatataaatattatatGCATATACATGTATATATAAGTTATATAcatgtgtatatatataatttaCATATATTACTAAAAGTGCACGCGGATTGGAATGTTCGCTAGTGCTCGCAATATCGTTGACAACACAAAGAGCTGGAAAAGTGAAACGGGAAGGGaatgaggggggggggggggggggggggggggggaatagCGAAATTGGTGCAGGGAAACTTTAGcgcattttttcccccccaaacCTTCCCACAGAGTCCAATTTCCGACGACGACCTCCACCATTTTAGAAGGTAATGGAAGGTTTTATAACAAAGGCGAAACGGCGGACATGGTTGAAGACGCTAAGTGATGGCGCAAGAGGGGGCGAAAAGGTGAAAGAATTATAGAAAAGAATGAGAAGAAGCAACAcaacagagcaaaaaaaacaccaaacgacGCAACAACAAGGATAAAAGAGTAAAGTCTTGTGCGGGAGAAAGGAATTTCGCTCGAATGGGTACAGAAATTAATTAGTAGTCGCCCGGTTGCTTGCGACCGGGACAGCGGAATACGCGAGGGAGAAGCGTTTGTGTGACGGTACTTTCACCTCCCATTCTTGCCCATACGTTTTGCACACTGCAATCGCCCAAGCGGAAGGAGTTCTTCGCCGCGCGAAGCGGAAAATAATGAGAAGCCATCAGAAGTCACAGCAGAGGAAGGGTGGTTTTCGGAGGTTTCGTTTCCCTGGAGCGTGCAAAGGGTGCAAGAGTGTCCAATAACGATGAAGAATGTCTTTTGAACATCGTTCGGGGGCAAACGCGTGCCGCAAACCATCTCCGCACCGAAACGCTGCTATCGCGTTACTTTTTGCAGAATTTTGATGACAGGAGTGGAGTTTCCCACTCGTTCTTTTTCGCGGGCAGGCTCTGCATGAAATAGGACCTTTTTGCTCCTTAAGACGAAGAAGATGTTGTTTCCAAGCTGTATCTAGTGGTGTTGTTTGTCGACGATGTCACGATGAGAAGCGTCTTAAATTAAttcgtatggttttttttttgttctacggAGCTCCGCCAAAAATTCTGACACAGCCCCTAATGTACCTTCCATCTTCTTGGCCATATCTTCCCCAGGTCGCAATGAATTGATCGCACGCTACATCAAACTACGCACCGGCAAGACGAGAACTCGGAAGCAGGTCAGCTCGCACATACAAGTATTAGCCAGAAGGAAGTTGCGCGAGTTCCAGGCCAAAATGAAAGTGGTAAGTGATGGAACGCAAGGGACAATACTGTAAGCGGAGGGCGTTAAGTGTATAGGGTTGAAGGTTCGGGAGGGGGGAGAATTGCCAAGGAGCTGGAAGAAAAGTTTTGGGAAAAACTCACCCACACGTGCAGACATATATGCCGTACAAGCTATCCAAACAGTATCCTTCCTAAATAATAGGGGCAAGTGTTCCAACGCGCGCGAGCTCCACTCGTTCTATCGAGCGTTTCCTCAACATTCCTTAATttcctcccccaaaaaaaaaaaaccactcaccTTTGAATGGATGTCTTATCgttagtgtgtgttttttttcctcccttttctttattctttgtgtgtgtgcgtgtgtgtgtgtacgtttgtgtgtatgtgtggggcGGGCCTCTATCAACCCGTCAATCGTCCTAGGATCACCCGCTGATGGGTGTGAAGGAGAAAGTCTTCCCGACGAACATGACCGGCATGAGCAGTGCCCAGATCGTGACGATGGCCGCAGCGAAAGGTCGCCTTCCCCTAGTTAATCCTTCctaccaacaccaccaccaccaccaccaccaccatcttccgtaccaccatcaccatcctAGTGCTGCTGGTGTAAGCGTACCACTCTATCTCactattgtgtgtgtgtgtgtttttttttttgtctttcgcaAACGATTCGCTCTGTTTGTCTTCGCTGCGCTTGACAATTTACACCTGGAATGCTTCGGAGTTGCGCTGGGATGTTTGCCGAACACTAATGCACACTGCGCACGCTTCCAATTTTAGTGCGGCTGTTTGGCTACTAATGCAGTTCCGCTTGTGAGTTCGCATTTCGAACGAAGCGATTCTACTGGATCCGCAGATCCCATACATGTAGCGTCTTGGAAGACACAATGCCTAGCATAACTAGAGTGTCCAAACAATGGACAAATAAAGATGCATAGTAGATATGTTAGGTTGTCAAGCAGATGTTTTAATATCTAGCACACACATCCTGTGCTATTTAGTGTTGGGTCTAGCAGCTCATTTTAATGAGCGGAGCGAACTGTTCGCGCTCAGCACGGTGAGCGGTGAGCGCGAGGTAGCTCAAAGCTCAAAACAAGCGCTTGAGCACATTGAGCGGGTAGAGCAATAAAGCTTAAACAAGCGCGTTGAAATTTGTACGAATGATCCGGTTGAACCGCTCAAGCGCTCGTTTGAGCTTTGAGCACTCTCTGCTCGCTTTGTTAGTTGCGCTGAGCGATTGAGGTAGCTGTTGCGCTCACGACCCACCACTAAGTACCATTAAAGCTTAGAAAATGTAATGCGTACAAGCTAATGTCACTGATGATCATACATTCGTTTGACTCCGTATGTTCACCTTCAGTGTGTCCAGTGTCTTCTACTGTCCAACTCCAAAGAACTATCCCTATCTAATCCTACTATCGTAAAAGTGTGATATCGTTTTATCCCATCAACTTTGTACGCATTAGTTTGCTTACCTAGCGTAAGGATTGCTTTAGCTTCAACtgctcccgaaaaaaaaaccaaaacactaAAGTCCCGCATCAAAGAAACGTTTTTAAACTTTGCTCCACTAATATTGTATCGTTTTCGATCGGTGCAGCAATTCTGGCAGCCGGGTTTGCAACCGAGCACCTCCCAGGACGTAAAACCGTTTGCCCAGCCCGGTTACCCCATGAAGACCGCCACCGCCGTCTCGGAGGGTGCCCTGCAGCCCACACACCCATGGGAGGGACGCGCCATTGCAACGCACAAGTTCCGGCTGGTTGAGTACAGCGCCTATCTGGAGTTGCGCGCCGAAGAAACCGTAAGTAGTCACCTGCACCGTCTGCTATTGGTCAACCGTGGGTTATGCTAATTGTGTGCCATTTTTCTCCCCCCAGTATCACAAGCACCTGTTCGTCCATATAGCGGATACGCCGGCCAATCCACTGTTGGAATCGGTGGAGGTGAAGGAAATCTACGACAAGTTCCCCCAGAAGTCCGGCGGCTTGAAGGAGCTGTACGAGAAGGGTCCGAGCAATGCGTTCTTCCTCGTGAAGTTCTGGGCGGACCTCAACACAAACATCGCGAATGATGCGGGCGCATTCTACGGTGTCAGCAGTCAGTAAGTAGCCGCCGCAGTAGTGCAGGGTCGCGTACCGCTTGATTAACACACGTGTATTTCTTTGTTGCAGCTACGAAAGTAACGACAATATGGTGATTACCTGCTCGACAAAGGTGTGCTCCTTTGGGAAGCAGGTGGTGGAGAAGGTGGAAACGGAATACTCCCGCATCGAGAACGGTCGCTACGTGTACCGGATCAGTCGGTCACCGATGTGCGATTACATGATTAACTTCATCAACAAGCTCAAACACCTTCCGGAGAAGTACATGATGAACAGTGTGCTGGAGAACTTCACCATCCTGCAGGTGCGTGGATTGCGTTACGGTTTCGCTTGCTTTACCATCACACTTATACCTATCCCTTTGCACTTTTTGTAGGTTATATCCAACAAAGACACAGACGAAACGCTACTGTGCGTGGCGTTCGTGTTTGAGGTGTCGACATCCGAGCACGGTGCGCAGCATCACATTTACCGTCTGGTGAAGGAATAGCAAGAAATCAACAATCACCGCGTGCACCATAGACTAGATAACACTAGCGACAGCATTATCCTAAGCAATCCGAACATTCTGGCCAGCGGCGACTACGGCAATACCACCCAcaacagtaacaacaacagtagtGCGCACAGCAGCAATGacggtaacaacaacagcagcactaGCATCAACCGCGAACGTCCAGCAACGAACGCGTCCGACCACACCAATCAAGACCATGCTTCTCAGCACCTGCAGCCACCACCGGTTGGCCTACCCAGCTGTCTGGTAGTGGAGCAAGAGGCCGGAAATCTGGCAGCAATAATTCCACCCCATCGGCAATCAACTTCGTCCCATCAACCACATGGCGCAGAGCTGCCGTTGGAGGCGCTGCCCGTAGCACCCCCGGGACTAACATCCTCCGCCGGTGACGGCGACCCGGATCTAGCGGAGATAGCGCCCATACGCACCGGTACCCAGCAACAGCGCCACCAGTCCGTCAAGCAGGAGTACCTCGGCATAGAACAGGACTACAGcatggtggatggaaagaGCACATCCCAACTCTTACTGCACCGGCCCATCCATCAGCTACTGCGCGACTGAACGTAGCACGGGTACGCGAAGGTGTATGCGGAAGGGGGGTATAGGGCGTGTTgcgataaaaaatataaaacaaaattacattaagtggaaaaagaaacaacagtgCCTATAAAATGAGAGGGATGCGTAATGTAGGGAAGCGAGAAACACTAGGTATCAAGCAAGCATCATAATGAATGATATGAAACAAAACCTTGAatagaaaccaaaaaaacagcagtctggaatgtatGTTCACAACTAGTAGTGAACACTGCTACACTACACGTGACACCTGCAGCACATGGAGCAGATATAGGACAGGCGCCAAAGCTTCTTCTATGCAATAGCTAGCACCCCGTTACTAATTCTTCTGTATCTCGACACCGACCGAACcttcgtttttatttatatttggcACTCGAACATGGTCCAATGAAAAGTTTTgtccacaacacaacaactacaacaaaacaaaagtacacCGGCTAGATGTTAGTATTATTAGTTGTAATGGAAGTGGTAGTCCTCCCTGTGTGTATGCGCGCGCTACAGATGCTGTGTCAGAATCGAACGATCGAGCCATATATCATAGAGCCTTGAACAttacacatacacgcgcgaAAAAAAGGCACAGTGTGTAATATAGCTGCTAGAGTTTATTATTTGCCacagtacaaaacaaaacagaaaatcacGAGCGTTCGCTGTGCGCACTGTTCGCTACATTTATCTCCATCAAgttgcggtgtgtgtgtgtgtgcgtgggtgaATGTGTGTCTATGCGTGTTACTTAGTAACTTTCGTCCTTATAGAACAGCGAAAACCCATTTTGTTGCTAAaattttccaatcaaaatgttttttttttccactttcacacacccacaaacacactatCACACCCGCGCACATATATGAAATTCTATGTCAGTGATTGGCAATCGGATTAATCACAGATCTATGGCAATGGTCTGTTACGGGCAGTGTTGAGGCACAAGAGATTTggcaacaaaaaggaaacacaaggaaaaaaaaatactttgctTCCAACGAAGCAAGCGAGTAAATTATGTAAATAGACCCCCTCCCCTTTTCACACCCCCTTTCTTTTCGTCTTTCAACTTTGATTGGATCTGTTTGAGATTAGGATTTCGTTAAGTTTGGCTAGGCGCACCCTGGGAACGGCACGATGTAGAAAAGGTGTAGTTGAGACCGTGGAACGCACCGGGGGCCATCTGCCGTCGGGTGCTTAGCCCAAAACTAGTTTTTATGAGGAATTTGATACTATATCCTACCAGATCGATGGATCAGCGCTATCGATTGTCTCCATTCTAGATCTTTCTGCGGAAAGTATTCGAGAAACGTTCGTGGGGACATTATAGCGTGAAACTTCCGCGCACAGTGGCAGTAATCCGAAGCGTCGCCATGTGTGTTGCGTATAGAAAATGTATACAAAATTCATCGAAGCGTTACTGGGTGGAGACGCATCGTAACTGCGCGCCAACCGTTTATATTTAGTTGATGTACAAACACGAATGGACATTTAAGTTTGAATACGAAGGAAACGATGCGTCGTAAGACAATGTTaagtttcttcttttgttttttttttaagttagaCTCATAGTACGATAACTACGCTGAATCCAAGCATTATGGTGAAGGCACATGGTTAACAGCCATATCAGTTCCCTTCCATATGTACGCTACTACCAAGGCGGACTATGGTACAACAAGGGAACACTATCGAAATGAAGAGTCTTTCCAAATAGATTtctgtgcttctttttttttaaagcaaaaaaaaaatacgaaaataaCACCAAACACGCAAAGAGTAGTTCTTcgcttgtgtttgtgtatgctgTATGTAGGTTTTGCGATCAATCGATACATAGCGTACATGTGTTTCTTGCGAAAacttattataatttattataattcttAACCGTACGCGTAGGCGAAGCAACAATAGtgttatatatatttttttaatattttgattcTTCGTTGTTCTAAACAAAGCAATgcgcacgaaacaaaacacaaaggaaacaaaatacacaGCAAAACACGTACATGCACCACAGAGGAGTCCGTTGAGGGTGaatattaatgaaaattatcatGCGAAAGGACTGTAAACGCGAAGAAACAACAGCGATAGAAAGCGTTAAATGTGTGGAGAGATGCACAAACATAGCGAGAAGGTAATGCGTATGTGTACTAATCTGCCAA
This sequence is a window from Anopheles marshallii chromosome X, idAnoMarsDA_429_01, whole genome shotgun sequence. Protein-coding genes within it:
- the LOC128710295 gene encoding transcriptional enhancer factor TEF-1-like, encoding MDCDYSKLFYAKHSGLGASTITARWTQMGPGPTAGSLVPDDTNGSGVDGGKHLDVGDMSDDDEQDLSSADAEGVWSPDIEQSFQEALAIYPPCGRRKIILSEEGKMYGRNELIARYIKLRTGKTRTRKQVSSHIQVLARRKLREFQAKMKVDHPLMGVKEKVFPTNMTGMSSAQIVTMAAAKGRLPLVNPSYQHHHHHHHHHLPYHHHHPSAAGQFWQPGLQPSTSQDVKPFAQPGYPMKTATAVSEGALQPTHPWEGRAIATHKFRLVEYSAYLELRAEETYHKHLFVHIADTPANPLLESVEVKEIYDKFPQKSGGLKELYEKGPSNAFFLVKFWADLNTNIANDAGAFYGVSSHYESNDNMVITCSTKVCSFGKQVVEKVETEYSRIENGRYVYRISRSPMCDYMINFINKLKHLPEKYMMNSVLENFTILQVISNKDTDETLLCVAFVFEVSTSEHGAQHHIYRLVKE